CTGGAGAACTATGTACTTGACCGTGCAGCAGCTATGGGTGCCATGGAAGTAGAGACCCCGATAATGTACGACATGAACCACCCCACGCTGAAGAAATACCTGGACCGGTTTCCTGCAAGGCAGTATTCCATTGAAGCTGACAAGAAAAGCCTCTTTTTACGATTTGCTGCATGTTTTGGCCAATTCCTCATGAACCATGATATGACTATTTCCTACCGTAATCTACCCCTGAAGATGATTGAACTTACCCGCTACAGTTTCCGCAAGGAGCAGAGCGGCGAACTGGTAGGGCTTAAACGGCTTCGTGCCTTTACCATGCCTGATATGCATACCCTGGCTGCAGATATGGAACAGGCCATCAAGGAATTCGGACAGCAATACAATATGTGTATCAGCGTACTGGATGCTATGGGGCTGGGGCTGGAAGATTACGAAGTCGCTATACGGTTTACCAGGGATTTCTATGAGGAGAATAAAGAGTTCATTACCGAACTGGCCCGGGTCGTGGATAAACCGGTAATTGTAGAGATGTGGGATGAGCGATTCTTCTATTTCGTGCTTAAGTTCGAGTTCAATTACATTGACGCACTGGACAAGGCAAGTGCCCTGTCCACCGTCCAGATAGATGTGGAGAACTCAGAGCGTTATGACATCAATTATATCGACCAGGAAGGGGACTCCCGGCAGCCCACGATCCTGCACTGCTCGCCCAGCGGCGCCATTGAACGTATCATTTACGGCCTGCTTGAGAAGAACCACATGCTGGCAGAAGCCGGTGGGGTACCCATGCTGCCCGTATGGCTATCGCCCACCCAGGTAAGGGTGATCCCGGTGGCTGAGCGGCACAGGGAAGCGGCAGAAGAAGTTGCACTGATGATGGGCTGCAGGACTGATATTGATGACCGGGACGAGACCGTGGGCAAGAAGATACGGGATGCCGGACGGGAATGGATTCCGTATGTGGCTGTGCTGGGCGATGAGGAGTTCCAGAACGGGGAGCTGGCTGTTAACATACGGTCCGAGAGCCAGCCCAACAAGCCAAAACAGGTGAAGCTAAAGGCATGGGACCTGAGCGCAAGGGTTCAGGCCGAAATTGCGGGAATGCCGTATAAGGGTCTTGCTTTACCGTTGTATCTTTCCATGAGGCCCAGGTTCTTTTAAGTGGAAAGGCTTTTAATCAATTAATGTGTAGTGAAGGCAATATTCAGGCAGTAGTTCATTGCGGGACAGTAGGGTAGCTTGGCCCATCCTCGAGCGTTTGGGACGCTTGGACCGCGGTTCGAATCCGCGCTGTCCCATTTCTTATTTATTAGTACTATTCGCTTTTGTATTCCTCAAAAGTATTTACAAGCTGTTCAAAACAAGATGGGGTATATTTTTGGAAATTTTCTTCGTCAACAAATACATAATCAAACATTATTTCTTTTTGTGATTGATTGATATCCTCGCACCATTGTTTTAAGCGGCTCATTTTTAATAGAACATCCAGATCTTCCAACCCTTTTGTTTCAATAATATAAATCTCATTTTCAGATTTC
This sequence is a window from ANME-2 cluster archaeon. Protein-coding genes within it:
- a CDS encoding threonine--tRNA ligase — protein: MQILLIHSDHIEYQVKKKTPVAEEIQEDMRQGSMDEALTVFIAVEKVDESDPGKAVTKTVDEIKKVAEQVKAENIMLYPYAHLSSSLSSPKVAVKVLKDLEIALKSDFNVKRAPFGFYKSFEIKCKGHPLSELSRTIRVEAEASPDTTSSTVSASRTPPAEKEEVISEAIKAEAKAKSYWHILTPNGELHSFDDFDFTGHDNLRKFRDYEVSKSRAVDRTPPHVELMRRLEIADYEPGSDSGNMRFYPKGRLIKSLLENYVLDRAAAMGAMEVETPIMYDMNHPTLKKYLDRFPARQYSIEADKKSLFLRFAACFGQFLMNHDMTISYRNLPLKMIELTRYSFRKEQSGELVGLKRLRAFTMPDMHTLAADMEQAIKEFGQQYNMCISVLDAMGLGLEDYEVAIRFTRDFYEENKEFITELARVVDKPVIVEMWDERFFYFVLKFEFNYIDALDKASALSTVQIDVENSERYDINYIDQEGDSRQPTILHCSPSGAIERIIYGLLEKNHMLAEAGGVPMLPVWLSPTQVRVIPVAERHREAAEEVALMMGCRTDIDDRDETVGKKIRDAGREWIPYVAVLGDEEFQNGELAVNIRSESQPNKPKQVKLKAWDLSARVQAEIAGMPYKGLALPLYLSMRPRFF